Proteins from a single region of Sneathiella aquimaris:
- a CDS encoding acetyl-CoA C-acyltransferase: MAEAVIVSTARTPIGKAYRGAFNNTHGADLGGHVIKHAVERAGIDPAEVEDVLMGVANPEGAAGGNIARQALLRAGLPITTSGATVNRFCSSGLQTISMAAQRVIADGVPVMVAGGLESISLVQNEHMNQFRYQNEWLVANKPAIYDPMLKTAETVATRYGISRDAQDEYGYQSQMRTAAGQEAGRFDKEIVPMTTKKLLVNKETGETLEEEVTLTKDEGNRPETTLEGLQSLKPVMGEDCFITAGNASQLSDGASACVVMDSKLAQQRNIEPLGTYRGLVVAGCEPDEMGIGPVYAIPKLLERNGLKMDDIGLWELNEAFAVQVLYCRDKLGIPNELLNVDGGAISIGHPYGMSGARMTGHALIEGKRRGAKYVVTTMCIGGGMGAAALFEVN; the protein is encoded by the coding sequence ATGGCAGAAGCCGTCATCGTTTCCACAGCACGAACCCCCATTGGTAAAGCCTATCGCGGCGCCTTCAACAACACCCATGGCGCAGATCTGGGTGGCCATGTGATCAAGCATGCCGTCGAACGGGCTGGAATTGATCCCGCTGAAGTAGAAGACGTCTTAATGGGTGTTGCCAATCCAGAAGGTGCAGCAGGCGGCAATATTGCCCGACAGGCCCTTTTGCGCGCCGGCCTTCCAATCACAACATCCGGTGCAACCGTCAATCGCTTTTGTTCCTCAGGATTGCAAACAATCTCGATGGCCGCTCAGCGCGTGATTGCAGACGGGGTTCCGGTAATGGTTGCCGGTGGTCTGGAAAGCATCAGCCTTGTTCAAAATGAACATATGAACCAGTTCCGCTATCAAAATGAATGGCTGGTCGCGAATAAACCTGCCATTTACGACCCAATGCTGAAAACAGCTGAAACTGTTGCAACACGGTATGGCATTTCTCGCGATGCGCAGGACGAATATGGTTACCAGAGCCAGATGCGAACCGCTGCGGGGCAAGAAGCCGGCCGCTTCGACAAAGAAATCGTGCCAATGACCACCAAAAAACTGTTGGTCAACAAGGAAACCGGCGAAACACTTGAAGAAGAAGTGACCCTGACCAAAGACGAAGGCAATCGCCCGGAAACAACACTCGAAGGCTTGCAAAGCCTGAAACCTGTTATGGGTGAGGACTGCTTCATCACCGCCGGTAACGCAAGTCAGCTTTCTGACGGTGCTTCCGCCTGTGTTGTGATGGACTCAAAACTTGCCCAACAGCGCAATATCGAGCCACTCGGCACTTACCGCGGACTTGTCGTCGCTGGTTGTGAGCCAGATGAAATGGGAATTGGTCCTGTCTATGCTATCCCAAAATTGCTGGAACGCAACGGTCTGAAAATGGATGACATTGGTCTTTGGGAACTCAACGAAGCCTTTGCTGTTCAGGTTCTGTATTGCCGTGACAAACTGGGTATTCCAAACGAACTGCTGAACGTTGATGGTGGCGCAATTTCCATCGGCCATCCTTACGGTATGTCCGGTGCCCGTATGACAGGCCACGCCTTGATTGAAGGAAAACGCCGCGGCGCAAAATATGTCGTGACAACAATGTGTATTGGCGGCGGAATGGGCGCAGCAGCTCTGTTCGAAGTCAACTAA
- a CDS encoding Hsp33 family molecular chaperone HslO: MSDKQDTVILTDDLIQPFQMAEAGVRGRLVRLGKCVDDILNRHDYPEVVARFLGETLVLSAVLGGALKFEGIFTVQTKSDGAITMLASDMTTPGHLRGYAAFDPDKLAEAEGAPSTDLVKQYLGKGYIAFTIDAKDTDQRYQGIVALEGESLSQCMEDYFDKSEQLETKLISSVEKRDGKWRAGGLMIQRLPSEDGRIFNQDAHDEAWRNAEALVSTVQSGELTDRNMRSPELLYRLFHEDGVWLHDPQILQDKCSCSEERFFRTLQTFGATEVEDLADDGVIKTDCQFCSAQYVFKMSDIVGADQGS, translated from the coding sequence ATGTCTGACAAACAGGATACAGTCATTTTAACGGATGATCTCATTCAGCCTTTCCAGATGGCTGAAGCGGGTGTTCGCGGACGTCTCGTTCGGCTTGGAAAATGTGTCGATGATATATTGAACAGGCACGACTACCCCGAGGTCGTTGCTCGGTTTTTGGGGGAAACGCTTGTTTTGTCAGCGGTCCTTGGCGGGGCGCTGAAATTTGAGGGTATTTTTACGGTTCAGACGAAAAGCGACGGTGCCATTACCATGCTGGCGTCAGACATGACGACGCCCGGTCATTTGCGCGGATACGCAGCCTTCGATCCTGACAAGCTTGCAGAGGCAGAAGGAGCCCCGTCAACGGATCTGGTCAAACAGTATCTGGGCAAGGGATATATCGCCTTTACGATCGATGCAAAAGATACGGATCAACGCTATCAGGGGATTGTCGCGCTGGAAGGGGAAAGTCTTTCTCAGTGTATGGAAGACTATTTCGATAAATCCGAGCAACTGGAAACAAAGCTTATTTCGAGTGTTGAAAAACGCGATGGTAAATGGCGGGCCGGCGGGTTGATGATTCAGCGACTGCCGAGTGAAGATGGCCGTATCTTCAATCAGGATGCGCATGACGAAGCCTGGCGAAATGCAGAGGCCCTTGTGAGTACGGTTCAGTCTGGGGAATTGACGGATCGGAATATGCGATCACCAGAGCTGCTCTATCGGTTGTTTCATGAAGATGGCGTCTGGCTTCATGATCCCCAGATTTTGCAGGATAAATGCAGTTGTAGTGAAGAGCGGTTTTTCCGAACCCTGCAGACTTTCGGAGCAACCGAAGTTGAAGATCTTGCGGATGACGGCGTTATTAAAACCGATTGCCAGTTCTGTAGTGCGCAGTATGTCTTTAAAATGTCTGACATTGTCGGGGCCGATCAGGGATCATAG
- a CDS encoding DMT family transporter, which yields MRPAPTKKTLGYLAAFTIVFLWSGWIVTSRFGATSALTIYDITAMRYGISGLIVLPIAFYYKPWRGLTIRRIAAVSLFSGFPYTLVVYQAFTLAPAAHGGVFMNGVLPAITVGLGWLWFKDKPHRVQIGGTVLIIIGASVTLFGSDANQMDTSWQGDLLFMLGGLCFALYMVMTRLWSLTATQVLFCSSVVNGVIFTPLWFFFLPSGLSEASALDIGLQALYQGILATLFGMVIVAFAVRHIGAPPTAAFMSGVPAIAAFLGVLLLGEEFGLMGWISILILTPGVLMTALWNSHAPTQKT from the coding sequence ATGCGCCCCGCACCAACAAAAAAAACGCTTGGCTATCTTGCTGCTTTCACAATTGTATTTCTTTGGTCCGGATGGATCGTGACCAGCCGTTTCGGCGCAACCTCGGCTCTAACCATTTATGATATTACCGCCATGCGGTACGGTATATCCGGACTGATCGTGCTTCCGATCGCTTTTTATTATAAGCCATGGCGAGGTTTAACAATCCGGCGGATTGCCGCCGTTTCATTGTTCTCCGGCTTTCCTTACACCCTCGTGGTCTATCAAGCCTTCACATTGGCCCCCGCCGCCCATGGCGGGGTCTTCATGAACGGGGTTCTCCCGGCCATTACGGTAGGACTTGGCTGGCTTTGGTTTAAAGATAAGCCACACCGGGTTCAAATAGGAGGAACCGTCTTGATCATCATCGGGGCCTCGGTGACATTGTTTGGCAGCGATGCCAACCAAATGGATACCAGTTGGCAGGGCGACCTGTTGTTTATGCTGGGGGGCTTATGCTTCGCCCTTTACATGGTAATGACCCGACTTTGGTCGCTTACAGCAACCCAGGTTCTTTTCTGCTCCTCCGTTGTGAACGGGGTTATTTTTACGCCCCTCTGGTTTTTCTTCCTGCCAAGCGGGCTTTCCGAAGCAAGCGCCCTGGATATTGGGTTGCAGGCCCTGTATCAGGGAATATTGGCAACATTGTTCGGTATGGTCATCGTGGCGTTTGCTGTCCGTCATATCGGTGCGCCGCCAACCGCCGCTTTTATGTCAGGCGTGCCTGCCATTGCGGCGTTTCTTGGGGTTCTTCTTTTGGGGGAAGAATTTGGTCTGATGGGCTGGATCAGCATTCTCATTCTGACGCCCGGAGTGTTAATGACAGCCCTTTGGAACAGCCACGCACCCACACAGAAAACCTGA
- the arsC gene encoding arsenate reductase (glutaredoxin) (This arsenate reductase requires both glutathione and glutaredoxin to convert arsenate to arsenite, after which the efflux transporter formed by ArsA and ArsB can extrude the arsenite from the cell, providing resistance.) codes for MSVKILHNPRCSKSRQTLDLIREKGIEPLVIEYLKTPPTKQELTEILSKLGIKPRDLMRKGEAEYKENSLSDPSLSDEQLIDAMVAIPKLIERPIVLNGDKVRIGRPPESVLEIL; via the coding sequence ATGTCCGTTAAAATATTACACAATCCAAGATGCAGCAAATCCCGCCAGACACTCGATCTTATTCGGGAAAAAGGGATTGAGCCGCTGGTCATCGAATATTTAAAAACCCCGCCAACCAAACAGGAATTGACTGAAATTCTGTCAAAGCTTGGTATTAAACCCCGGGATTTAATGCGCAAAGGGGAAGCCGAATACAAAGAAAACAGCCTTTCAGATCCCTCTCTTAGCGATGAGCAGCTTATTGACGCAATGGTCGCAATTCCCAAACTGATTGAGCGTCCCATTGTTCTTAACGGGGACAAAGTGCGCATTGGTCGCCCGCCTGAATCTGTCCTTGAAATTCTATAA
- the meaB gene encoding methylmalonyl Co-A mutase-associated GTPase MeaB: MDTTDDLVIGLRAGNRAALARAITLVENNGKGTGDLLQKLAPSLGHSMVVGFTGAPGAGKSTLVGAYVRELRSRGKSVGVIAVDPSSPLSGGAVLGDRIRMSEHATDPDVFVRSLASRGHLGGLSRSASHVIDIMDAFGKDVIVLETVGAGQSEVEVADIADVKVVVCAPGLGDDVQAIKAGILEIADILVVNKADNPLAERTARQLEARTTGALSRKIPVLKTIAVENQGLDLLSEAIETQHHLRDHAQKEKDRPRKLLKTTTLEFLSSKLDEDNQALDLISEKLVRGEISFEEAARQCLEIASKQV; this comes from the coding sequence GTGGACACAACAGACGATCTCGTCATCGGCCTGCGAGCAGGGAACCGCGCGGCCCTGGCACGCGCCATAACCCTTGTTGAAAATAATGGCAAGGGAACCGGCGACCTGCTGCAAAAGCTGGCACCCTCTCTTGGTCATTCGATGGTTGTTGGCTTCACCGGGGCCCCGGGGGCTGGCAAGTCGACGTTGGTTGGCGCGTATGTCAGGGAATTGCGAAGCCGGGGAAAATCTGTTGGTGTGATTGCGGTCGACCCGTCCAGCCCGTTAAGCGGCGGGGCCGTTCTTGGCGATCGCATTCGGATGAGTGAACATGCGACCGATCCCGACGTTTTTGTGCGCAGCCTCGCCTCTCGCGGACATTTAGGGGGCCTGAGCCGATCCGCGTCCCATGTAATCGACATAATGGATGCCTTCGGCAAGGACGTTATTGTTCTGGAGACTGTGGGAGCAGGTCAGTCTGAGGTTGAGGTGGCCGATATTGCCGATGTCAAAGTGGTGGTCTGCGCCCCCGGCCTTGGGGATGATGTTCAGGCGATTAAAGCCGGCATTCTGGAAATTGCGGATATTCTTGTGGTCAACAAAGCGGATAATCCGTTGGCAGAGCGCACCGCCCGCCAGCTTGAAGCCCGGACAACCGGTGCGTTAAGCCGCAAAATCCCGGTCCTTAAAACAATTGCCGTGGAAAATCAGGGACTGGACCTATTATCGGAAGCGATTGAAACACAGCATCATTTACGAGATCACGCCCAGAAAGAAAAAGACCGGCCCCGAAAACTGCTTAAAACCACGACACTGGAATTTCTGTCGTCAAAACTGGACGAAGACAATCAAGCTCTTGATTTAATATCAGAAAAACTAGTGCGGGGGGAAATCAGCTTTGAAGAAGCGGCCCGTCAGTGCCTCGAAATCGCCTCCAAACAAGTGTGA
- a CDS encoding ABC transporter permease, whose translation MTIRTTENQTALSNADRPVTGRAAFLNWLGLYTLLSKEIKRFLKVPLQTVFAPMMTTMLFLAIFTLAFGNGERYDGAVSFANFLAPGLIMMSVIQNAFANTSSSLVIAKVQGNIVDVLMPPLSASELTLAYALSGLARGMVVGLVVTVCMWFFIDLQIHSLPAILYFLVAAGLMLSLLGIIGGIISDKFDHIAAVTNFVIMPLSFLSGTFYSVERLSGIWYDLSHINPFFYMIDGFRYGFIGTSDSSLVQGAIIVGLLDLFLYAVVWLLFRKGFKLKA comes from the coding sequence ATGACAATCCGCACAACAGAAAATCAGACCGCCCTTTCAAATGCTGACCGGCCGGTAACAGGTCGCGCCGCTTTTTTAAACTGGCTGGGTCTTTATACGCTCCTTTCGAAGGAAATTAAACGGTTCCTCAAGGTTCCCCTGCAAACCGTTTTTGCTCCTATGATGACCACTATGCTGTTTCTGGCCATCTTCACGCTCGCTTTCGGGAATGGCGAACGCTATGACGGTGCCGTCAGTTTTGCCAACTTTCTGGCGCCGGGCCTCATCATGATGTCGGTTATTCAAAACGCCTTTGCAAATACATCCTCTTCGCTGGTGATTGCGAAAGTTCAAGGGAATATTGTGGACGTCCTGATGCCACCGCTTTCGGCGTCTGAGCTGACACTGGCCTATGCGTTGTCCGGCCTCGCCCGGGGAATGGTTGTCGGGCTGGTTGTGACCGTGTGCATGTGGTTCTTTATCGACCTTCAAATCCATTCCCTGCCAGCCATTTTGTATTTCCTGGTTGCCGCGGGTTTGATGCTGTCATTGCTTGGCATTATTGGTGGCATCATTTCAGACAAATTCGATCATATTGCTGCGGTGACGAATTTTGTGATTATGCCGCTCTCCTTTCTCTCAGGAACATTCTATTCGGTCGAGCGATTGAGCGGCATCTGGTACGACCTCAGCCATATCAATCCCTTTTTCTACATGATCGACGGTTTCCGGTATGGGTTTATCGGGACATCTGACAGCTCTCTTGTGCAGGGTGCCATCATCGTCGGGTTGCTTGATTTATTCCTCTACGCTGTCGTTTGGTTGCTTTTTCGCAAAGGTTTTAAACTAAAAGCATAG
- the argF gene encoding ornithine carbamoyltransferase, translating to MTNPTHFLDLHEVSKSDLRTMIDDGIAVKKARAGFPKGTADTGRSLEGHTLAAIFEFPSTRTRVSFDMAMRQLGGDTMVLNSADMQLGRGESIADTAQVLSRFVDAIMLRTDNHSKLIELAENASIPIINGLSNNSHPCQLMADVMTFEEHKGPITNKVVAWSGDGNNMVTSWIHAAGQFDFEFRIACPKELTPDQRALDWAKEMGASVYVTQSAEEAAAGADCLVTDTWVSMGDDAGDRHNMLAPFQIDEKLMEKAATDAIFMHCLPAHREEEATAAVMDGPQSVIFDEAENRLHAQKAVLRWCLGKIGE from the coding sequence ATGACGAACCCAACACATTTTCTGGATTTGCATGAAGTATCGAAAAGTGACCTGCGGACGATGATTGATGACGGCATCGCCGTTAAAAAAGCACGAGCGGGTTTTCCTAAAGGCACAGCAGATACCGGGCGTTCCCTTGAAGGGCATACGCTTGCAGCGATTTTTGAGTTCCCATCAACACGGACCCGTGTTTCTTTCGATATGGCCATGCGTCAGCTGGGCGGCGATACGATGGTTCTGAACAGCGCAGACATGCAATTGGGACGCGGCGAATCCATTGCGGATACGGCGCAGGTTCTGTCCCGCTTTGTGGATGCGATCATGTTGCGAACAGATAACCATTCAAAATTGATTGAACTGGCCGAGAATGCGTCTATCCCGATCATTAATGGTCTGAGCAACAACAGTCATCCTTGTCAGTTGATGGCGGATGTCATGACGTTTGAAGAACATAAAGGGCCGATTACCAATAAGGTTGTGGCGTGGAGCGGGGATGGTAATAACATGGTTACTTCGTGGATCCATGCGGCCGGCCAGTTTGACTTTGAATTTCGCATTGCCTGCCCGAAAGAGCTGACACCAGATCAACGGGCGCTGGACTGGGCCAAGGAAATGGGGGCTTCGGTTTACGTAACCCAAAGCGCCGAAGAAGCCGCCGCAGGGGCAGATTGTCTGGTTACAGATACCTGGGTTTCCATGGGTGATGATGCGGGCGATCGTCACAATATGCTCGCGCCGTTTCAGATTGATGAAAAATTGATGGAAAAAGCGGCGACAGACGCCATATTCATGCATTGCCTCCCTGCGCATCGCGAGGAGGAGGCAACTGCGGCCGTGATGGACGGTCCGCAATCGGTAATTTTTGATGAAGCCGAAAATCGTTTGCACGCCCAAAAGGCCGTGCTGCGTTGGTGCCTTGGTAAAATCGGCGAATAG
- a CDS encoding aspartate aminotransferase family protein produces the protein MIPALLSNYAPAELSFEKGEGAYLIGNDGRRYLDFYAGIAVTSLGHAHPAIVKTVQEQASRLMHVANLFTIPEQKILAQKMVDATFADAVYFCNSGAEANECGLKMIRKYFSTNGQPEKFRVIGFNQSFHGRTLATIAAAGQDKLLEGFGPVADGYDHVELGDIEAVKAAITPETAGIIIEPILGEGGIKVVDPAFLKALRALCDEQGLLLMFDEIQTGMGRTGTLFAYEQTGVEPDIMTSAKALGNGFPVGACLAVEKVAKCMTVGSHGSTYGGNPLAMAVATTVFDVMTEDGFLENVQRISGHLKQSLNGVVDRYPTVLEELRGVGLHLGLKCKVENGTLIETLQKHGVLTAKAGDNVVRLLPPLIIEEKQINEFIAALEKSCEELA, from the coding sequence ATGATTCCCGCTTTGTTATCAAACTATGCCCCTGCAGAACTTTCCTTTGAAAAAGGAGAGGGCGCGTACTTGATCGGAAATGATGGCCGACGATATCTCGATTTTTACGCCGGAATTGCGGTCACGTCACTGGGGCATGCCCATCCGGCGATCGTCAAGACAGTTCAGGAACAGGCATCCAGGCTGATGCATGTTGCAAACCTGTTTACCATCCCGGAACAGAAAATTCTGGCCCAGAAAATGGTGGATGCGACGTTTGCAGATGCCGTTTATTTCTGTAACTCGGGGGCTGAGGCCAACGAATGCGGTCTGAAAATGATCCGTAAATATTTCAGCACAAACGGGCAGCCTGAAAAATTCCGGGTGATCGGTTTTAATCAATCGTTTCATGGGCGCACACTGGCAACGATTGCCGCCGCAGGGCAGGACAAACTGCTTGAAGGGTTCGGACCGGTTGCCGACGGTTATGATCATGTTGAGCTTGGCGATATCGAAGCGGTTAAAGCTGCGATCACGCCAGAGACCGCCGGGATCATTATTGAGCCGATCCTCGGGGAAGGCGGTATTAAAGTTGTGGACCCTGCCTTTCTGAAAGCATTGCGCGCCCTGTGTGACGAACAAGGATTGCTGTTGATGTTTGACGAAATTCAAACGGGTATGGGCAGAACCGGAACCCTTTTTGCCTACGAGCAAACTGGCGTTGAGCCGGATATCATGACATCGGCCAAAGCCCTGGGGAACGGATTTCCTGTCGGGGCCTGCCTGGCCGTGGAGAAAGTCGCCAAATGCATGACCGTTGGGAGCCATGGGTCAACCTATGGAGGAAACCCGCTTGCCATGGCGGTGGCGACAACGGTTTTTGATGTCATGACGGAAGACGGATTTCTGGAAAATGTCCAGCGGATCTCAGGCCATTTGAAGCAGTCTCTAAACGGCGTTGTAGATCGTTATCCAACGGTGCTGGAAGAATTGCGCGGTGTTGGTTTACATTTAGGCCTGAAATGTAAGGTCGAGAATGGAACGCTGATCGAGACGCTGCAAAAGCATGGCGTTTTAACCGCAAAAGCGGGGGACAACGTGGTGCGCCTTTTGCCGCCGCTCATTATTGAAGAAAAACAGATAAACGAATTTATTGCGGCACTGGAAAAATCCTGTGAGGAGCTGGCCTGA